A single genomic interval of Mesoplodon densirostris isolate mMesDen1 chromosome 8, mMesDen1 primary haplotype, whole genome shotgun sequence harbors:
- the LOC132495172 gene encoding LOW QUALITY PROTEIN: dihydrolipoyl dehydrogenase, mitochondrial-like (The sequence of the model RefSeq protein was modified relative to this genomic sequence to represent the inferred CDS: substituted 1 base at 1 genomic stop codon) — MQSWSRVYCSLAKGGHFNRTSHGLQGVSAVPLRTYADQPMDADVTVIGSGPGGYVAAIKAAQLGFKAVCVEKNETLGGTCLKVGCIPSKALLNNSHYYHMAHGKDFASRRIEMSEVRLNLEKMMEQKGNAVTALTGGIAHLFKQNKVAHVNGYGKITGKDQVTAMKADGSRQIIDTKNILIGTALPEISISLFKLNTKVTGATKKSDGKIDVSIEAAFGGKAEVITCDVLLVCIGXRCFTKNLGLEELGIELDPRGRIPVNTRFQTKIPNIYAIGDVVAGPMLAHKAEDEGIMCVEGMAGGAVHIDYNCVPLVIYTHPEVTWVGKSEEQLKEEGIEYKVGKFPFAANNRAETNADMDGMVKILGQKSTDGVLGAHILGPGAGEMINEAALALEYGVSCEDIARVCHAHPTLSEAFREANLAAPFGKSINF, encoded by the coding sequence ATGCAGAGCTGGAGTCGTGTGTACTGTTCCTTGGCTAAGGGAGGCCATTTCAATCGAACATCTCATGGTCTGCAAGGAGTTTCTGCAGTGCCACTGAGAACTTATGCAGATCAACCAATGGATGCTGATGTAACAGTGATAGGTTCTGGTCCTGGAGGATATGTTGCTGCTATTAAAGCTGCCCAGTTAGGCTTCAAGGCAGTCTGCgttgagaaaaatgaaacactCGGTGGAACATGCTTGAAAGTTGGTTGTATTCCTTCTAAGGCTTTATTGAATAACTCTCATTATTACCATATGGCCCATGGAAAAGATTTTGCATCTAGAAGAATTGAAATGTCTGAAGTTCGCTTGAATTTAGAGAAGATGATGGAGCAGAAGGGTAATGCAGTAACAGCTTTAACAGGTGGAATTGCCCACTTGTTCAAACAGAATAAGGTTGCTCACGTAAATGGATATGGAAAGATAACTGGAAAAGATCAGGTCACCGCTATGAAAGCCGATGGCAGCCGTCAAATTATTGATACAAAGAACATTCTTATAGGCACCGCtctgccagagatctccatctctctctttaaATTGAATACCAAAGTTACTGGTGCTACAAAGAAGTCAGATGGAAAAATTGATGTTTCTATTGAAGCTGCTTTTGGTGGTAAAGCTGAAGTTATCACCTGTGATGTACTCCTGGTTTGCATTGGCTGACGATGCTTTACTAAGAATTTGGGACTAGAGGAGCTTGGAATTGAGCTGGATCCTAGAGGTAGAATTCCAGTAAATACCAGATTCCAAACTAAAATTCCAAATATCTATGCAATCGGCGATGTGGTTGCTGGTCCAATGCTGGCTCACAAAGCAGAGGATGAAGGCATTATGTGTGTTGAAGGGATGGCTGGTGGCGCTGTGCACATTGACTACAATTGTGTACCATTGGTGATTTACACACACCCTGAAGTTACTTGGGTTGGCAAATCAGAAGAGCAGTTGAAAGAAGAGGGTATTGAGTACAAAGTTGGGAAATTCCCATTTGCTGCTAACAACAGAGCTGAGACAAACGCTGACATGGATGGCATGGTGAAGATACTTGGGCAGAAATCAACAGATGGAGTATTGGGAGCACATATTCTAGGACCAGGTGCTGGTGAAATGATAAATGAAGCTGCTCTTGCACTGGAATATGGAGTATCCTGTGAAGATatagctagagtctgtcatgcacaTCCGACCTTATCAGAAGCTTTTAGAGAAGCAAACCTGGCTGCACCATTTGGCAAATCGATCAACTTTTAA